One region of Mangifera indica cultivar Alphonso chromosome 3, CATAS_Mindica_2.1, whole genome shotgun sequence genomic DNA includes:
- the LOC123211526 gene encoding putative pectinesterase/pectinesterase inhibitor 26 yields MDSINFVKGYNKVNHPHGHGHDNQSPRKRRTISAVIGTVSAISAILIIGFMVAVIMRHESSTNTRPPASPSLSLNSTASIKTVCSVTKYPDSCFTSISSLNLSNNSDPEIIFKLSLQVSIKELSNLTSFLKSLNGVHSEPALQDCMSQFEDALTRLNDTVSEMEVGSGEKMLMERKISDMQTWISGAMTDEDTCLDGLEEMGSKVFDEMKTKMQKSKELLSNSLAIIANIQTLLQKVGLTMH; encoded by the coding sequence AAGTAAACCACCCCCATGGCCATGGCCATGACAATCAATCTCCACGAAAACGCCGCACCATCTCTGCCGTCATCGGTACCGTCTCCGCCATCTCAGCCATCTTAATCATCGGTTTTATGGTTGCAGTAATTATGCGTCATGAATCTAGCACAAACACTCGGCCACCCGCCTCACCGTCACTCTCCTTGAACTCCACCGCCTCGATCAAGACAGTTTGTAGCGTGACTAAGTACCCTGACTCATGCTTCACCTCCATATCTTCCCTCAACCTCTCAAATAACTCCGACCCAGAAATCATCTTCAAGCTGTCCCTTCAAGTCAGCATCAAAGAGCTCTCAAATCTCACATCTTTCCTCAAATCTCTTAACGGTGTTCACTCTGAACCTGCTTTGCAAGATTGCATGTCTCAGTTTGAAGACGCTCTGACTCGACTCAACGACACGGTGTCTGAGATGGAGGTGGGCTCCGGAGAGAAGATGTTGATGGAGAGGAAGATCAGCGATATGCAGACATGGATTAGTGGTGCCATGACGGATGAAGATACTTGCCTTGATGGGTTGGAGGAGATGGGATCCAAGGTCTTCGATGAAATGAAGACTAAAATGCAGAAGTCAAAGGAGCTGCTGAGCAACAGCTTGGCTATTATTGCCAACATCCAGACTCTTCTTCAGAAGGTCGGTCTTACTATGCATTGA
- the LOC123212145 gene encoding RINT1-like protein MAG2 — protein sequence MDSHSTLTLPSASTLSSTAFSFLNDNLSNNQCLGHATGIATHLENHCCDLDQSLIALNRSLESKLTAYSSFSDRVNGLSDQVNVRLTDLASVVRSRSSVPDGGGRAEQILGEELPALAKEVARVDAVRAYAETALKLDSLVGDIEDAVSSTMNRNTRKYPSTQNSDDMQLIAIRTLKQTEDILGSVTRARPKWARLVAAVDHRMDRALAILRPHAIADHRALLASMGWPPPLSTLTSNFDTRASHEVLNPLFTMQGDLKHQYCENFLALCSLQELQRQRKSRQLEGHNLEVALHQPLWAIEELVNPIYVAAQRHFSKWIDKPEFIFALVYKITRDYVDSLDELLQPLVDEAMLVGYSCREEWISAMVTALLTYLAKEIFPVYVGQLDEESVTGTKSEARISWLNLVDLMISFDKRIKSLVAQSGVLLSLQEDSNLQKISSLSVFCDRPDWLDLWAELELADTIDKLKHDIDDERNWKMKVQGPALLFGPEDYKSPAVSSAFLHRLSLVVDRCRSLPAISSRSRYLRLAGAPIIQKFLDCLLLRCQEAEGLTALQDHDALIKVANSVNAAQYFESVLKEWCEDVFFVEMGSSQDDQLGTSLSGDTATVGLLEGSGTGILDDEIKNLEKFRMEWVEKMSVVVLRGFDVCCRDYVKNRRQWQEKSEEGWTVSKTLVGALDFLQEKMSIIEESLNRMDFVGLWRSLAAGVDRLLFIGILMSNAKFSNGGVEKLGSDLQVLFGVFGAWCLRPEGFFPKVSEGLKLLMMGEEQLQSRAVGGEKWMKNNGIRHLSVTEVEKIVRNRVFLC from the exons ATGGACTCTCATTCAACCCTAACCCTGCCTTCAGCTTCAACTCTCTCGTCCACTGCCTTCTCCTTTCTCAATGATAACCTCAGTAACAATCAATGCCTGGGACATGCCACGGGCATCGCAACCCACCTCGAAAATCATTGTTGCGATCTAGATCAAAGTTTAATCGCGCTCAATCGCAGCCTCGAATCCAAGCTTACCGCTTACTCTTCCTTCTCTGATCGAGTCAATGGTCTCTCCGATCAAGTCAATGTTAGGTTGACCGATTTAGCTTCGGTCGTTCGCTCTCGAAGCTCCGTTCCAG ATGGAGGGGGAAGAGCAGAGCAGATACTGGGAGAGGAGTTACCGGCGCTGGCCAAGGAGGTGGCGCGGGTGGATGCGGTCCGAGCCTATGCTG AGACTGCTTTAAAGCTGGACAGTTTGGTTGGTGATATTGAAGATGCTGTATCTTCTACAATGAACAGAAACACAAGGAAGTACCCGTCCACACAGAATTCAGAT GATATGCAGTTGATTGCTATCAGAACACTTAAGCAGACAGAAGATATTTTAGGTTCAGTTACAAGAGCACGCCCTAAGTGGGCTCGTCTTGTGGCGGCAGTTGATCACAGAATGGATCGAGCCCTAGCAATACTGAGGCCTCATGCAATTGCTGACCATCGAGCCCTTCTTGCTTCCATGGGATGGCCACCACCACTTTCCACTTTGACCTCTAATTTTGATACAAGGGCATCACATGAAGTGCTAAATCCTCTTTTCACTATGCAAGGGGATCTCAAACACCAATACTGTGAAAATTTCCTTGCTTTGTGCAGCCTTCAGGAGTTGCAGAGACAAAGAAAATCTAGGCAACTTGAAGGCCATAATCTGGAAGTTGCTCTTCACCAGCCACTTTGGGCGATTGAAGAGCTGGTCAATCCTATATATGTTGCAGCTCAACGCCATTTTTCGAAGTGGATTGATAAGCCTGAATTCATTtttgctcttgtatataagaTAACAAGGGACTATGTTGACTCTTTGGATGAGTTATTGCAACCACTGGTGGATGAAGCTATGCTCGTTGGGTACAGTTGCAGAGAAGAATGGATTTCAGCCATGGTAACCGCATTATTGACATACTTAGCAAAAGAGATATTTCCTGTTTATGTTGGTCAATTGGATGAAGAGAGTGTTACTGGTACTAAATCAGAGGCTAGGATATCATGGCTTAACCTTGTTGACTTGATGATCTCTTTCGATAAAAGAATTAAGTCTCTGGTAGCACAGTCTGGAGTCTTGCTTTCCCTTCAGGAAGATAGTAACCTGCAAAAGATTTCATCTCTATCTGTCTTCTGTGATCGGCCTGACTGGCTTGATTTATGGGCAGAACTAGAGCTTGCTGACACAATAGACAAATTAAAACATGACATTGATGatgaaagaaattggaaaatGAAAGTCCAGGGGCCAGCTCTTTTGTTTGGTCCTGAAGATTACAAGTCTCCTGCAGTTTCCAGTGCCTTTCTTCACCGTCTATCATTAGTAGTTGATCGATGCCGATCATTGCCCGCTATTTCTTCTAGGTCAAGGTATCTCAGGTTAGCTGGTGCTCCTATAATACAGAAGTTTTTGGATTGCTTACTGCTAAGGTGCCAAGAAGCTGAAGGATTGACTGCCTTACAAGATCATGATGCCCTAATAAAAGTGGCAAACTCAGTTAATGCTGCTCAATATTTTGAATCTGTTTTAAAGGAATGGTGCGAGGATGTTTTCTTTGTTGAGATGGGTTCAAGTCAGGATGATCAACTAGGAACATCCCTTAGTGGTGATACTGCTACTGTGGGGTTACTTGAAGGATCTGGAACTGGAATTTTGGACGATGAGATCAAGAACTTAGAGAAATTCAGAATGGAATGGGTTGAGAAAATGTCAGTTGTTGTTTTGAGAGGATTTGATGTTTGCTGTCGAGATTATGTGAAAAACAGGAGACAGTGGCAAGAAAAGAGTGAAGAAGGTTGGACTGTGTCCAAAACTTTAGTTGGGGCTCTAGATTTTTTGCAAgaaaaaatgtcaataatagaAGAGAGTTTGAATAGGATGGACTTTGTTGGGCTTTGGAGAAGTTTGGCAGCTGGGGTGGATCGGCTGCTATTTATTGGTATTCTTATGAGCAATGCAAAATTTTCTAATGGCGGTGTTGAGAAGTTGGGTAGTGATTTGCAGGTTTTGTTTGGGGTTTTTGGAGCTTGGTGTTTGAGACCTGAAGGCTTCTTCCCTAAAGTAAGTGAGGGCTTGAAGTTGTTGATGATGGGGGAGGAACAACTTCAAAGTAGAGCAGTAGGAGGggaaaaatggatgaaaaataatGGAATTAGGCATTTGAGTGTTACTGAGGTAGAAAAGATTGTGAGAAATAGAGTATTTTTGTGTTGA